A stretch of the Capsicum annuum cultivar UCD-10X-F1 chromosome 10, UCD10Xv1.1, whole genome shotgun sequence genome encodes the following:
- the LOC107843700 gene encoding YLP motif-containing protein 1 yields MDRQAPDYAAAMAFAQQQHQAANTQQQQQFGFHPQHQQFPPSIHGPPFLAPHSSLQQFPYPRPMQQPQLHSHAPPPHLLHLQHQQQPPPTFPPHMPPHLAPSPFFNPYDTPPPPSPPPSDPELQKRIDKTIEYAVKNGPDFEAMIREKQQDNPAYSFLFGGEGHYYYRYKLWMSTRPPGGAFNPPFPSSSLPMMHPPNPMMSPSPLTPPYNASNASAAMLGPSHLHRPPFPPFYDQHHSQPFGRADYDNSYGSFKGLSRPLPSDVEMELSNVINNLTGTKESIKGAKSWFMQRSPFVPALAEALRDRVFSIDDSERQLHVVYLANDILFDSLQRRINPLELDNEALAFKPVLGPMLARIYHNPQNKEENQSRLQKILQFWGTKEVYDQDTIRALENEMTGGQPAIFSVPPKELITADTSAAAGLMHQAANQSTLQWRPDQQSLAHLADPGKQVPPIPSVAPQQFHPGAVPPTGFPGLMPVPSSVPPANLQTAGHLTPASTANVGEKLPPYPLFPPGLIPGMVRKMQIGSGVPYSPMSPLDIPTVIPPSTVSESEILERVSKFFREIGEVNPSEGPIKQSDSANNYEDYERDSPVRKGGACIPPPPNLQVDPETGTYADGSVLEKPGSNSSGRLGLGATTNPNEPNQYDDVYTSYRKDRSTNYHTSMSARTATR; encoded by the exons ATGGATCGACAAGCTCCTGATTATGCTGCTGCTATGGCATTTGCTCAACAGCAGCACCAAGCAGCTAACACTCAACAGCAACAACAGTTTGGTTTCCATCCCCAACATCAACAGTTTCCTCCTTCAATTCATGGTCCTCCATTTCTAGCCCCACATTCTTCTCTTCAACAGTTCCCTTATCCTCGCCCTATGCAACAACCACAACTCCATTCTCATGCACCCCCTCCACATCTTCTTCACCTTCAGCATCAACAACAACCACCTCCTACTTTTCCACCACACATGCCTCCTCACCTTGCTCCATCACCTTTCTTCAATCCGTATGATACTCCCCCACCTCCTTCTCCTCCACCATCTGATCCTGAACTCCAAAAGCGTATTGATAAAACAATTGAATATGCTGTCAAGAATGGTCCTGATTTTGAAGCCATGATCCGTGAAAAGCAGCAAGACAATCCTGCTTACAGTTTCCTCTTTGGTGGCGAAGGTCATTATTACTATCGATATAAGCTTTGGATGTCTACTCGACCACCTGGTGGGGCCTTCAATCCTCCTTTCCCATCCTCTTCTTTGCCTATGATGCATCCACCAAATCCTATGATGAGTCCATCACCCTTAACGCCTCCATATAATGCCTCCAATGCTTCTGCTGCAATGTTGGGTCCATCCCATTTGCATCGACCCCCTTTTCCACCATTTTATGATCAGCATCACTCTCAGCCTTTTGGCCGAGCAGATTATGATAATTCATATGGATCTTTCAAAGGTCTATCTAGGCCTCTTCCATCAGATGTAGAGATGGAGCTGAGTAATGTTATAAATAATCTTACTGGTACAAAAGAGTCAATTAAAGGTGCCAAGAGTTGGTTTATGCAGAGATCTCCATTTGTACCTGCTTTGGCTGAGGCACTCAGAGACAGGGTGTTTTCCATAGATGATTCAGAGAGGCAATTGCATGTAGTCTATCTCGCCAATGACATATTATTTGATAG CTTGCAGCGACGAATCAATCCTCTTGAGCTTGACAATGAAGCACTTGCTTTTAAGCCCGTTTTGGGTCCCATGCTTGCGAGGATATACCACAACCCACAAAAcaaggaagaaaatcaatctcgGCTTCAAAAAATTCTACAGTTTTGGGGTACGAAGGAAGTTTATGATCAGGATACTATTCGTGCACTTGAAAATGAGATGACGGGTGGGCAACCTGCAATTTTTTCTGTTCCTCCAAAAGAATTAATAACAGCAGATACTTCTGCTGCTGCAG GATTAATGCACCAGGCAGCAAATCAGAGTACTCTACAGTGGAGGCCTGACCAGCAAAGTTTAGCACATTTAGCCGATCCAGGCAAACAAGTTCCTCCTATACCATCTGTGGCACCACAGCAGTTTCATCCTGGTGCTGTTCCGCCTACAGGATTTCCTGGGTTAATGCCTGTACCATCTTCTGTTCCACCAGCAAACCTACAGACGGCAGGTCATCTGACGCCAGCATCAACTGCAAATGTAGGTGAAAAACTACCTCCTTACCCCTTGTTCCCTCCTGGTCTTATTCCTGGTATGGTCCGGAAGATGCAGATCGGTAGTGGGGTGCCTTACTCTCCCATGAGCCCTTTGGATATCCCCACCGTCATACCACCCTCCACTGTGTCAGAATCTGAAATTCTCGAAAGGGTGTCTAAATTTTTTAGAGAGATTGGTGAAGTTAATCCATCAGAAGGACCTATTAAACAATCTGATTCAGCCAACAATTATGAGGACTATGAGAGAGACTCTCCTGTCCGGAAGGGAGGGGCTTGCATTCCTCCACCTCCGAACCTTCAAGTTGACCCGGAAACTGGAACTTATGCTGATGGAAGTGTACTGGAGAAACCTGGATCAAATAGCTCAGGGCGATTAGGACTTGGAGCCACAACTAATCCAAATGAACCAAATCAATATGACGATGTTTACACTTCTTACAGGAAAGATAGAAGCACCAATTATCATACATCAATGAGTGCAAGAACTGCTACGAGGTGA